TTTCAATGTTATTTATTTGCTTCTGATTATTTTTTTTGGGTGCAACATATGAATGCTTTACACCTATAAATGCTTATGTATCATGTGTTACACTTTTTGCAATTCTCAATGCTTTTTCTGCAATATGATCTTCAAATGCGTACTTCTTGGTAAACCTCTGTTTCATTTCCTGTTCTTTCAGGATGTAACAGCTACAAAAGGAAATGAATTTGAAGACTACTTTCTGAAGCGTGAGTTGCTTATGGGAATATATGAGAAGGGGTTTGAAAGGCCATCTCCAATTCAGGAGGAAAGCATCCCTATTGCTCTCACAGGAAGTGATATTCTTGCAAGAGCTAAAAACGGGACCGGAAAAACTGCCGCCTTTTGCATTCCTGCCTTAGAAAAAATCGATCAAGAAAATAATGTTATTCAAGGTTTTGTATATTGACCACTCTTTACTTTTTACTGTTATTATTTGGGAAGCATAATGTCAACACATGAATAAAACGAGCTCTGATGCTCAATAATAAACTTTTATACGATTTTAGTACTTTTTTGAGGGATCAAGTTAATCTACTTAACACATTGCAAAGATCGCTTAGTATTTTTTCTAAAACCTTTTATGTCTGCAGTTGTTATACTTGTTCCAACCCGAGAGTTGGCTCTTCAGACATCACAAGTTTGCAAAGAACTTGGAAAACATCTAAACATTCAAGTCATGGTTACCACTGGTGGGACCAGCTTAAAGGATGACATCATGCGATTGTATCAACCGGTTCATTTACTTGTCGGCACTCCCGGAAGAATATTAGATCTCTCAAAGAAGGGGATCTGCTATCTGAAAAATTGTGCAATGATTGTCATGGATGAGGTTCAATATTATTTTATATAGTTACTTTACACGATTTCCTCTTTTATGATTGTATGATAAGTTTGCCATTATAAACACACATTTTGAAAtcaatatttattatttttttgctTGTTCACCATGCATTATTTACTTAGACTTTATTGACTCCAATAAAATGTGATGTTGATGTTGAtagaaggttttttttttttttttttttttttttttttcaggctgATAAGCTATTGTCACCTGAGTTTCAGCCTTCAGTAGAGCAGCTTATTCACTTTATGCCTACAAATCGTCAAATCTTGATGTTTTCAGCAACGTTTCCTGTGACCGTAAAGGATTTTAAAGATAGATACTTGCAGAAGCCGTATGTTATTAATCTCATGGATGAGCTTACACTTAAGGGAATAACACAGTTCTATGCTTTTGTTGAAGAAAGGCAAAAAGTTCACTGCCTTAACACTCTTTTCTCAAaggttataattttaatttaattaattttaaaggtTGTTTGAATTTGCTATCTGaaattaattatttaactattGCTTGTCAATATTCAGCTTTCATATAGTCTTATGTGTTAAGTTTTTAAACAACCAGATTTTTTTAAAAGCGCGCACAACTGATTATCTGATTTGTACAACCTCAAGTATTATAAGCACGTCCAAATGCGTTTCATTTTACGACAGCTGATTGTATGATTTTGCTTAGTCGGTATCACAATTAAACACTCATTTAAACAACCGATAGTAGATGTTTCTATGTGAATTTGAAATATCATTAACTTTTTTCTTAATTTACAGCTTcaaatcaaccaatcaatcatttTCTGCAATTCTGTGAATCGAGTTGAACTATTAGCCAAGAAAATTACAGAGCTTGGCTACTCTTGTTTCTATATTCA
The window above is part of the Rutidosis leptorrhynchoides isolate AG116_Rl617_1_P2 chromosome 1, CSIRO_AGI_Rlap_v1, whole genome shotgun sequence genome. Proteins encoded here:
- the LOC139873590 gene encoding DEAD-box ATP-dependent RNA helicase 12-like; translation: MNNNNYARGSGGAGRYPPGIGRGGGGGGNYHGNPNPNYQQQKNYQQQQQYAQRNAVHHQQQFQQQQQQQQQQQQWLRRNPVGNDSSAIDEVEKTIQSEATNPSSQDWKAQLRLPPADTRYRTEDVTATKGNEFEDYFLKRELLMGIYEKGFERPSPIQEESIPIALTGSDILARAKNGTGKTAAFCIPALEKIDQENNVIQVVILVPTRELALQTSQVCKELGKHLNIQVMVTTGGTSLKDDIMRLYQPVHLLVGTPGRILDLSKKGICYLKNCAMIVMDEADKLLSPEFQPSVEQLIHFMPTNRQILMFSATFPVTVKDFKDRYLQKPYVINLMDELTLKGITQFYAFVEERQKVHCLNTLFSKLQINQSIIFCNSVNRVELLAKKITELGYSCFYIHAKMLQDHRNRVFHDFRNGACRNLVCTDLFTRGIDIQAVNVVINFDFPKNSETYLHRVGRSGRFGHLGLAVNLITYEDRFNLYRIEQELGTEIKQIPPFIDQAIYCR